The following are encoded together in the Mycolicibacterium arabiense genome:
- a CDS encoding helix-turn-helix domain-containing protein: MSPSDVDGPLLRNVSGIARERDPAQPVDEVELETAIGHNVRQLRQQHGLTVADTAARVGISKAMLSKIENAQTSCSLSTLALLAKGFDVPVTSLFRGADVERPAAFVESGTGAHIVREGTREGHEYRLLGSLRGEHKRLECLHVTLSEKSQTYPLFQHPGTEFIYMLEGVMDYGHSRSVYRLHPGDSLQMDGEGAHGPVDLVEVPIRFLSVIAFPDSQV; encoded by the coding sequence GTGAGCCCATCCGACGTCGACGGGCCGTTGCTCCGCAACGTGTCCGGCATCGCGCGCGAACGCGACCCCGCCCAGCCCGTCGACGAGGTCGAACTCGAGACGGCGATCGGGCACAACGTGCGGCAGCTGCGTCAGCAGCACGGCCTCACCGTGGCTGATACCGCTGCGCGCGTTGGTATTTCGAAGGCCATGCTGTCGAAGATCGAGAATGCCCAGACGTCGTGCAGCCTGTCGACGCTGGCGCTGCTGGCCAAGGGCTTCGACGTCCCGGTGACGAGCCTGTTCCGCGGGGCCGACGTCGAGCGACCCGCGGCGTTCGTCGAGTCCGGCACCGGCGCCCACATCGTGCGCGAAGGCACCCGGGAGGGCCACGAGTACCGGCTGCTCGGGTCGCTGCGCGGTGAGCACAAGCGGCTGGAGTGCCTGCACGTCACGCTGTCGGAGAAGAGCCAGACCTATCCCCTGTTCCAGCACCCGGGCACCGAGTTCATCTACATGCTCGAGGGCGTCATGGACTACGGCCACAGCCGCTCGGTCTATCGGCTGCACCCTGGCGACTCGCTGCAGATGGACGGCGAGGGCGCCCACGGCCCCGTCGACCTGGTCGAGGTCCCCATCCGCTTCCTGTCGGTGATCGCGTTCCCGGATTCCCAGGTCTGA
- a CDS encoding NAD(P)/FAD-dependent oxidoreductase yields MNTADVVIVGGGLEGAAAAWALTQRGVTDVVVCERNTVGSGMTGKSSGIVRCHYGVSSLAAMAVVGLEVFEDPQQFLGDEATDIGFRQTGYVVGVGEQNVDALRKSLAAQREVGVETEEIDADEVAAMWPHADLTPFGAFGWEARGGYGDAYQTAQAFAVSARAAGARVRQGAEVTEVLLDGGRATGVRLRDGSEISANTVVVATGAWTRPFLEPLGVDVPVRVVREQIVMIAPGANVSGVPVFSDLVSLQYIRPEPNGDLLFGNSDLSHCETADPDAYPNRASEAFVDLVVDRVGTRFPGLVDAAISSSYAGCYDVTPDWNPVISATGIDGLIVAAGFSGHGFKIAPAVGRLVADLVIDGRSADPRIPESDFRLSRFDEGDLLKSPYPYVGAGEMR; encoded by the coding sequence GTGAACACGGCCGACGTCGTCATCGTCGGCGGCGGACTCGAGGGTGCCGCGGCCGCATGGGCACTGACCCAGCGCGGCGTCACCGACGTCGTGGTGTGCGAGCGCAACACCGTCGGTTCCGGCATGACGGGCAAGTCGTCGGGCATCGTGCGGTGTCACTACGGCGTCAGCTCGCTCGCGGCGATGGCCGTCGTCGGTCTCGAGGTGTTCGAGGACCCGCAGCAGTTCCTGGGCGATGAGGCGACTGACATCGGCTTCCGGCAGACCGGTTACGTCGTCGGCGTCGGCGAGCAGAACGTCGATGCCCTGCGCAAGAGCCTCGCCGCCCAGCGCGAGGTAGGCGTGGAGACCGAGGAGATCGACGCCGACGAGGTCGCCGCCATGTGGCCGCACGCCGACCTGACGCCGTTCGGCGCGTTCGGGTGGGAGGCGCGCGGCGGCTACGGCGACGCCTATCAGACCGCGCAGGCGTTCGCAGTGTCCGCGCGGGCCGCTGGCGCCCGGGTCCGTCAGGGCGCCGAGGTGACCGAGGTACTCCTCGACGGCGGGCGCGCCACCGGGGTGCGGCTGCGCGACGGCAGCGAGATCTCGGCGAACACGGTCGTCGTGGCCACCGGCGCGTGGACCCGCCCGTTCCTGGAACCCCTCGGCGTCGACGTCCCGGTCCGGGTGGTTCGCGAGCAGATCGTGATGATCGCGCCCGGCGCGAACGTCTCCGGCGTGCCGGTGTTCTCCGACCTGGTCTCGCTGCAGTACATCCGGCCCGAACCCAACGGCGACCTGCTGTTCGGCAACAGCGACCTGTCGCACTGCGAGACCGCCGACCCCGACGCCTACCCGAACCGGGCGTCGGAGGCGTTCGTCGACCTGGTCGTCGACCGGGTCGGCACGCGCTTCCCCGGCCTCGTCGACGCGGCGATCAGCAGCAGCTACGCCGGCTGCTACGACGTCACCCCGGACTGGAACCCCGTCATCTCGGCGACCGGGATCGACGGGCTGATCGTCGCCGCGGGATTCAGCGGGCACGGCTTCAAGATCGCGCCCGCGGTCGGGCGTCTGGTCGCCGACCTGGTGATCGACGGACGCAGCGCCGACCCGCGCATCCCCGAGAGCGACTTCCGGCTGTCCCGGTTCGACGAGGGCGACCTGCTCAAGTCGCCCTACCCGTACGTCGGTGCTGGCGAGATGCGCTGA
- a CDS encoding FMN-binding glutamate synthase family protein has protein sequence MMTTSDDRARAGLRESATFDRATIAAIQRAADTGVYDIRGWGAKRPLPHFDDLLFLGASMSRYPLEGYRERCDTDVVLGGRHAKHPLHLDIPVTIAGMSFGALSGPAKEALGRGASAVGTSTTTGDGGMTPEERGQSKALVYQYLPSRYGMNPDDLRKADAIEVVLGQGAKPGGGGMLLGQKISDRVAGMRTLPAGIDQRSACRHPDWTGPDDLTIKINELREITDWEKPIYVKVGATRTYYDVKLAVHAGADVVVVDGMQGGTAATQEVFIEHVGVPTLAAIPQAVQALQELGVHRSGVQLIVSGGIRNGADVAKALALGADAVAIGTAALIALGDNHPRYAAEYEKLGSAAGFYDDFQDGRDPAGISTQDPELAARFDPVEGGRRLANYLRVMTMEAQTIARACGKAHVRHLEPEDLVAITIEAAAMARIPLAGTNWIPGT, from the coding sequence CTGATGACGACGTCCGACGACCGCGCGCGTGCCGGTCTGCGCGAGTCGGCCACGTTCGACCGCGCCACGATCGCCGCGATCCAGCGGGCTGCCGACACCGGCGTCTACGACATTCGCGGCTGGGGCGCCAAACGCCCGCTGCCGCACTTCGACGATCTGCTATTCCTCGGCGCGTCGATGTCCCGCTACCCGCTCGAGGGATACCGCGAACGGTGCGACACCGACGTGGTGCTCGGCGGTCGGCATGCGAAGCATCCGCTGCACCTCGACATTCCGGTGACCATCGCCGGCATGTCGTTCGGCGCGCTGTCCGGCCCGGCCAAGGAAGCACTGGGCCGTGGGGCCAGCGCGGTCGGCACGTCGACGACCACCGGCGACGGCGGCATGACACCGGAGGAACGCGGCCAGAGCAAGGCGCTGGTGTACCAGTACCTGCCGTCGCGATACGGGATGAACCCCGACGACCTGCGCAAGGCCGACGCGATCGAGGTCGTCCTCGGCCAGGGCGCCAAGCCGGGCGGTGGCGGAATGCTGCTGGGGCAGAAGATCTCCGACCGCGTCGCGGGCATGCGCACCCTGCCTGCTGGTATCGACCAGCGCTCGGCGTGCAGGCACCCGGACTGGACGGGCCCGGACGACCTGACCATCAAGATCAATGAGCTGCGGGAGATCACCGACTGGGAGAAGCCGATCTACGTCAAGGTCGGTGCCACCCGCACCTACTACGACGTGAAGCTCGCAGTGCACGCGGGCGCCGACGTCGTCGTGGTGGACGGCATGCAGGGCGGCACGGCGGCCACGCAGGAGGTGTTCATCGAGCACGTCGGCGTTCCGACGCTGGCGGCCATCCCGCAGGCCGTGCAGGCGCTGCAGGAACTCGGCGTGCACCGCAGCGGCGTGCAACTCATCGTCTCGGGCGGCATCCGCAACGGCGCCGACGTCGCCAAGGCGCTGGCGCTGGGCGCCGACGCGGTGGCCATCGGCACTGCCGCGCTGATCGCGCTCGGCGACAACCATCCGCGCTACGCCGCCGAGTACGAGAAGCTCGGTAGCGCAGCGGGTTTCTACGACGACTTCCAGGATGGCCGCGACCCCGCGGGCATCAGCACCCAGGACCCCGAACTGGCTGCCCGGTTCGACCCGGTCGAGGGTGGTCGCAGACTCGCGAACTACCTGCGCGTCATGACCATGGAGGCGCAGACGATCGCGCGGGCGTGCGGCAAGGCCCACGTCCGGCACCTCGAACCCGAGGACCTCGTCGCCATCACCATCGAGGCTGCGGCGATGGCGCGAATCCCGTTGGCGGGCACCAACTGGATCCCGGGCACGTGA
- a CDS encoding protein glxC yields MDLAETPLREINSALHADDLRGEFVIENPAGAHNVAVGLNAPVKVTVAGHVGYYAGGMNQQAEIVVDGNAGTGVAENMMSGVVWVRGNASQSAGATAHGGLLVIEGNAAARCGISMKGVDIVVGGDIGHMSAFMAQAGTLVVRGSAGEALGDSIYEARLYVRGGIASLGADCVAKPMRGEHHEELGRLLKAAGFGDDDTAAYTRYGSARELYHFHADNSESY; encoded by the coding sequence ATGGATCTCGCCGAAACCCCACTGCGCGAGATCAACTCGGCACTGCACGCCGACGACCTGCGTGGCGAGTTCGTCATCGAGAACCCCGCAGGCGCACACAACGTGGCGGTCGGGCTCAACGCACCGGTCAAGGTCACCGTCGCCGGCCACGTCGGCTACTACGCGGGCGGCATGAATCAGCAGGCGGAGATCGTCGTCGACGGCAACGCGGGTACCGGTGTCGCCGAGAACATGATGAGCGGTGTCGTGTGGGTCAGGGGCAACGCCTCGCAGTCGGCGGGTGCGACCGCACACGGCGGCCTGCTCGTCATCGAGGGCAATGCCGCTGCGCGGTGCGGCATCTCGATGAAGGGCGTGGACATCGTCGTCGGCGGCGACATCGGCCACATGAGCGCATTCATGGCTCAGGCGGGCACGCTGGTGGTGCGGGGCAGTGCCGGTGAAGCGCTCGGTGACTCGATCTACGAGGCCAGGCTCTACGTACGTGGCGGCATCGCGTCGCTGGGCGCCGACTGCGTGGCCAAGCCGATGCGCGGCGAGCACCACGAAGAACTCGGCCGACTGCTCAAGGCTGCCGGATTCGGCGACGACGACACCGCGGCCTACACCCGCTACGGGTCGGCGCGCGAGCTGTACCACTTCCACGCCGACAACTCGGAGAGCTACTGA
- a CDS encoding class II glutamine amidotransferase domain-containing protein encodes MCGIVGLHLRNPDFHPRLGELLTGMLCEMADRGSDSAGVAVYGDPTWTPPGTACVSVLELTDAPETVGTAVGGALGTPAMVSVLDATYLVTADTTPQALQTAVAATYPEALIAGFGNDLAVLKGVGDPRTLANAWGLATAQGWQGVGHTRMATESAVTPSGAHPYAVGPDQCLVHNGSFANHATIRRELRAAGVHFDSENDTEVGARFVAQQLAAGRDVQTALKELCATFDGFYTLLVSNRDSFAVVRDAIACKPAVIAETDDWVAMASEYRALSGLPGVQRAKIWEPEPEVVYAWTR; translated from the coding sequence ATGTGCGGCATCGTCGGGTTGCATCTGCGCAACCCGGATTTCCACCCTCGCCTCGGCGAGCTGCTCACCGGAATGCTCTGCGAGATGGCCGACCGCGGCAGCGACTCCGCGGGCGTGGCCGTCTATGGCGACCCCACCTGGACGCCGCCCGGAACGGCGTGCGTCTCGGTACTCGAACTCACCGATGCCCCCGAGACCGTCGGGACCGCGGTAGGCGGAGCGCTCGGCACGCCCGCGATGGTGTCGGTGCTCGACGCCACGTACCTCGTCACCGCGGACACCACCCCGCAGGCGCTGCAGACCGCCGTCGCCGCCACCTACCCGGAGGCGCTGATCGCGGGGTTCGGCAACGACCTCGCCGTGCTCAAGGGCGTCGGTGATCCCAGGACGCTAGCCAACGCCTGGGGCCTGGCGACGGCGCAGGGCTGGCAGGGCGTCGGACACACCCGGATGGCCACGGAGTCGGCGGTGACCCCGTCGGGTGCGCACCCCTATGCCGTCGGACCGGATCAGTGTCTGGTGCACAACGGCTCGTTCGCCAACCACGCCACGATCCGACGCGAATTGCGCGCTGCGGGTGTGCACTTCGACAGCGAGAACGACACCGAGGTCGGCGCGCGGTTCGTCGCCCAGCAGCTCGCCGCGGGCCGCGACGTGCAGACCGCGTTGAAGGAGCTGTGCGCGACGTTCGACGGCTTCTACACGCTGCTGGTGTCCAACCGTGACTCGTTCGCCGTGGTCCGCGACGCCATCGCCTGCAAGCCCGCGGTCATCGCCGAGACCGACGACTGGGTCGCGATGGCCAGCGAGTACCGCGCGCTGTCGGGCCTGCCAGGAGTGCAGCGCGCAAAGATCTGGGAGCCCGAGCCCGAGGTGGTGTACGCGTGGACGCGTTGA
- the glnT gene encoding type III glutamate--ammonia ligase, which produces MTNGTLAERAEEAGTKFILALFVDLRGKPCAKLVPVEAIDMLATDGVGFAGYAVGAMGQEPKDPDLVAMPDPESFTPIPFIKDGLAIVHCNPHVEGKPWPYAPRNILKSLIARAGDAGFEPWVGAEVEYFLLRRDARGELATADADDTADQPCYDARGVTRMYDHLTTISTAMNTLGWSNYANDHEDGNGQFEQNFQFADALTTADRVVTLRYLLSMIAAERGMIATFMPKPFADRTGSGLHLHLSLTSAGAPVFPAGPDVPDSRGLGLSDTAYAFIGGILDHACALQAVIAPTVNSYKRTGAVTTASGASWAPRTPTYGGNDRTHYVRVPDDQRVELRGGDGSANPYLAIAAALGAGIDGIKRSLDPGALGAGSARTLPPTLLHAVEDLQADPVVAGVLDATGGGVCEYFAGLKREEFFTYHSTVSPWEVEQYLTAF; this is translated from the coding sequence ATGACCAACGGGACCCTCGCTGAGCGCGCCGAAGAGGCGGGCACCAAGTTCATCCTCGCACTGTTCGTCGACCTGCGCGGAAAGCCGTGTGCCAAGCTGGTTCCCGTCGAGGCCATCGACATGCTGGCCACCGACGGCGTCGGCTTCGCCGGATATGCCGTCGGCGCGATGGGCCAGGAGCCCAAGGACCCCGACCTGGTCGCGATGCCGGACCCGGAGTCGTTCACCCCCATCCCGTTCATCAAGGACGGCCTCGCGATCGTGCACTGCAACCCGCACGTCGAGGGCAAGCCGTGGCCGTACGCGCCACGCAACATCCTCAAGTCACTGATCGCCCGCGCAGGCGACGCCGGCTTCGAGCCGTGGGTGGGTGCCGAGGTCGAGTACTTCCTGCTGCGGCGCGATGCCCGCGGCGAGCTGGCCACCGCCGACGCCGACGACACCGCCGATCAGCCGTGCTACGACGCCCGCGGGGTCACCCGCATGTACGACCACCTGACGACGATCTCCACGGCGATGAACACCCTCGGCTGGTCGAATTACGCCAACGACCACGAGGACGGCAACGGACAGTTCGAGCAGAACTTCCAGTTCGCCGACGCGCTCACCACCGCCGACCGCGTCGTCACCCTGCGCTATCTGCTGTCAATGATCGCCGCCGAGCGCGGCATGATCGCCACGTTCATGCCGAAGCCGTTCGCCGATCGCACGGGAAGTGGCCTGCACCTGCATCTCTCGTTGACCAGTGCCGGTGCTCCGGTGTTTCCTGCCGGTCCGGACGTCCCCGACTCACGTGGCCTCGGACTCTCGGACACCGCCTATGCGTTCATCGGCGGGATCCTCGACCACGCCTGCGCGCTGCAGGCCGTGATCGCCCCGACGGTCAACTCCTACAAGCGAACCGGCGCGGTCACCACTGCCTCGGGTGCATCGTGGGCGCCCAGGACGCCGACCTACGGCGGCAACGACCGCACGCACTACGTCCGCGTCCCGGACGACCAGCGGGTGGAACTGCGCGGCGGTGACGGTTCCGCCAACCCGTATCTCGCCATTGCGGCCGCACTCGGTGCGGGCATCGACGGCATCAAGCGCAGCCTCGACCCCGGCGCACTCGGCGCAGGGTCCGCCCGGACGCTGCCACCCACGCTGCTGCACGCCGTCGAGGACCTGCAGGCCGACCCCGTCGTCGCGGGCGTACTCGACGCCACGGGCGGCGGGGTGTGCGAGTACTTCGCCGGCCTCAAGCGCGAGGAGTTCTTCACCTACCACAGCACCGTCAGCCCGTGGGAGGTCGAGCAGTACCTCACCGCCTTCTAG